The genome window GCATTGCtagttttcttcttttaattcgACTGTGAACACAAAATATGTAAAAGAAAAGGGTAAACTGGTAAAAGGAATGCATGTCCTCGTAACTTGTGACTGCTACTTACCATAACTTTGCAGGCTGTGTGCCAAACCAAAACCAGCAGCAGACGAAGCCCATACAAATCTACTGAGCACTGCTAACTAATCACGTTGTATTGGATTGAAACAGAAAACTCGCAACTCAAATTTCGATCGTTTCGAATGCGGATTGACGAAATATTAACTTTTTCGAACCGACGAGCAACCCTAAACAAATTTTCACAGCTTTAAACACTGCTAGGTAATCTTAGAGATAAATAACAATGCCAAGAACTTGCAAGATTGACCAAGTCAATACAACTTGCAAGTAGCACTTTCGAATGAATGTGTGGTGTGTGTATAAATAAGGTTAGAAACCATGCAAGGATTTGCTTTTGCTGTTTGCTGAAGGATTTAAAAGTCCTTATCCACGTTTACAGCAGATTACAGTTATGACATACGCTAGTGGTGGGTGCCAATTTTATGACCATCAAACATATTAAAGTTACTCCGTATTTGAGCGTAGCTAAGTTGGTTAGGATAATGTGTTTTTTCTCTACACTTTAGCTCGAATACTCTTCTCTGGAGTTAAGATGATAACATAAGAGAACTTTTTGGTGTCAATCGTTCGGAAAAATTATCAGTATATGGGTGCACTGCATAATTTGAAGAAAGTGCAAGAAACAAATTATTTCTACGTATATGATTGCTTAACTGTTGAGGATGAGCCTTAGCGCGACGGAAATGTTGTTCCTTTTTTACCGAAAGGTAACTGGTTCGAGGTGTAAAAACAATCTTTTTGCAAAGCAAAAGGGCTTCGTACCCCTGCCTCCGGCCAACCCTTGTGAAGCGAAGAGCCTTGTTGACTTGGAGTCGTCCTTGCTAAATTATTAAGATTGATGATTTCAATGTCATGGTTGAAGTATGTGTATGATTCAAAAATGGAAACCCCACATAAATTATGCGAGTAGTTAGTGTGAGATGAGGGCTCCCCATGAAACAGAAGGTTGAGTGGGAAAAGAACCCAATCTATACGACATCCAGTGACCCTAATTGGAAAGAAATCATAAGAGGGACCCCGCTTCACTATTCGAGCGGAATGGACAGTACCCTCGTATCACATGTATGATAATTATGTATTGCCTACGTAGCATTCCTTATAGCGCTATACGGCAACACGATAATGCCGTGCTATCTCGTTTTGTGAACAGTGAAGCGAAATCCCTGTTTAAGGTGCTGGTCCTATATGTATAGAACATATGTTGTGTCCTACTCTCACCGTCCGTAATatgaaaggaaaactaatgaaaatgatttgaaaactttgagttttaacgataaggataaaataaaaggtaaagtgaataatatcatgattaactttttggtgtaaaaatatggtttttcgttaaaatgaacagtaccgggaactTTTCATTACAGTTCCTTACTATGAAACCCTGATTACAGGTTCCTTGTTAGACTTCTTGGCCCAGATTAGGTTTTACACATGTAATGACAGTGAAGTAAGAATTTATAATGTAATAACTAATAATGAGGAATCAATAAGTTATTGAATTTCCACCTATGTGTCTTGAATTTGACACTCCCTCATTtattaaattattgtaataatttcgAACATTTCTCCgtcccttaataataataacaataataataataataataataataataataataataaaaaggatAAGGCTAATAGTTGGGGATGCATACCTGCATCCTGCATGGTCAGATCTAGTGGTCATGACAAAAACAGACGGTACCATAAATCGTATTCATATTTGCCTTTCAAATGGGACCACCAATCATTGGTTTCACCTTTTGGAATGAGAAGAGATCGGGATCACCAATTATTGGTTTTACCTTTAGGCATGAGCGGATATCTTCGACGAATATCACCGGATCAAGTGATCTaagcttttgaaattttatctaaCAACCCACCTATTTTGATCTTTTAAaagtaataataattttttatcgttGAATGAAATTTTAAAGGTCCAGATCAATTGATCCAGTgaccttggtggaagagatctaTGACATGATGAAATATCTTGGGTAagttacatagtaacccctcaggtttgaggtctattacaacctcatacaacatctttaaaatattgcactttcatacctcacatactattttatttcaaaataatacatatgttacattttccatccattgatctgttAAGTGGTAACGTGATTGCCAaatgtggcaaaaaaaaaaaaactttttaatttaaaaaaaaaaacttgaatcttctaaattaaaatttaaaaaaaaaacaaaaacaaaagctgaACCCGCAACCCCCCCCAACCCAACGTGTAACccggaagaagaagaggaagggaaaaaaaacacccatcttcatcttccccgaCCCCCTTTTCCTTGCAACCCacccctttcttccccctcctatcttccccaaacccaccgtgcacccatcctccacctcctcctccgcaCCCACTACTTGCAgcccagaaaagaaaagaaaaaaaaaacccattttcctttccctgcaacccagatcCCGTCTTCCCCAATGAGTGTGGATTTAAGGTGGAGGGTGGGtgcgttgagttttttttttttccttctgtcTGGGTTACTGGTTGGGCTCGGGTTGGGGGAGCGGAAGATGGGTGCGTGGAGGAGGTGGAGATGGGTGCATAGGAGGAGGTGGAAGATGGGTGCGCGCGACGGATGGAAGATGATTTGGAGGGGGGTTGCTGAGATCTGGACTTTGctgccggggggggggggggagggggtggCGATATGGGACATGGGTTTCACAGAGGGGGTGGTGGTTATGGGATTTGGGTTCCCCGGGGGGGATAATGGGATCAGGGTTCCAAGTTTTttggttcttcttcttttcttttttttaaaggtTCAGGTATGGGGGTGgggtttttaaaattaaaatttaaaaaattattttttttgccacgtggcacacatttggcaccCACGTGGcataaatgtggcagccacgtcaacacTTAACGGATTAATAGATAgaaaatgtaacagatgtattattttgaaataaaatagtacgtggggtatgaaagtgaaatgttttaaagatattgtataaGGTTGTAATAGATATCAAacatgaggggctactatgtaatttacccaaatatCTTTATGCAAAGTACTTTATcatcaaaatgaaaataaagaaacatcgattttttagctaaaatggttattgagATTGCATAGATCCTCAATTTAGTTTTTGATAATGAAAATTGATGGTAATGATCTCTGAGTTTATCCACCGTAAATCATTTGGTCATTCTCtaaaaaatctatcaatattttcattaagtgaatgagttggtttgacaaaaataccctaaaAAGATGGTTATGTGGACAACCACGTAACACATTAACGATGATATTGACAAATTTttcacagaatgaccaaaataattattagtGGACAAACTCAGGAACCACTTTTGTCGACTTTTATTATCAGAGACCACACTGATGAGTTATATATGAGTTATATCAATCTCGGAAGCCGTTTTGACTAAAAAGCTATTTAGGGCTAATTTACTTGTCACTAATGGATAcgaaaagaaaggaaatgagTCTGTTTCACGACTTTTTTTTACATTTACTTGCACATAAgaaatcaaaacactctaatgTTGTGGAAAGCAGTGGCCTATATGCTCCAAATTGGTGTAGTGGTTACACATAAAAAGAATCTACTTTGCCTAAATGATGATGATGGGATTAAAGGTCACATATGCTATTGAAGAATGAAATATATGCCCTTGCTTTTACCATCATCACTAAGAACATTTACCCTTCGCATTCATTGCCTTAAGAGCTCTCATGGACATGGTTCACCATTGACAAATAGACCACCATTTTGGCCCCTAAAGTCATGAAATGCTTTAGCCACCAAACTAAGGCCCAACCAAGGAGAGATTTTTGTGCCCGCCCGCCGCATGGGCAATAGACACAGATGGGTTGGGCCACGAGGAGTGGTTGGGACCAAAATACAGGGGAGGGCCCATCTGTATGCGCATTGCCTTAAGAGCTCTCATGGACATGGTTCATCATTCACAAATAGACCACCATTTTGGCCCTTAAAGTCATGAAATGCTTTAGCCACCAAACTAAGGCCTAACCAAGGAGAGATTTTTGTGCCCGCCCACCGCATGGGCAATAGACACTGATGGGTTGGGCCACGAGGAGTGGTTGGGACCAAAATACAGGGGGCCCATCTGTGTGTGCAGGCGGACAAACAAGCATACAAAGTTCTAAAAGACGCCAGACGCTACtcgggcggcgggctggggcctagcgcctaggcgaactagacggatttaagtaaattcattatatttcatgtaaataagtatttgtttatacttaaaatatatataattttatcataactacaaaatagaatgacatatgtattatgaagtattagaacataatgaaaacataggAAACAAGAATATAGTGTGTTCTCATTTaaatattcaacaagtctcttataatttattgaaaaaataaataaatgcaaattgaaaattatctattttctgtttaagtgagtcgcaacctaggcaAGTGCCTAGGCGGGGCGGGTGCCTCAGATGGTCTATGcgtcctttcttaattttcaaacgcctagacaTTAATCGGGACGGTGGCCAGCCGCCTAGGCGGCTTTAGGCAGAGATTTTTATAACAGTGCACACATACAAACGCTAATCAAACAATTGGGTGAGTTACGTCTCTCTTTTTATATTCTTCATCTAATGCCATGACACAAACAAACGCTAAACCACCTCTAAACATCTGCGTGGATGCACTGAAATCCCACAACAAAGTAAAACAGAATGCAAAATGAGTCAGAGGAagacaaacaaatgaaaatgtaaAGAGTAATCATACAGTTTAGAGACCATAACATTGCTCGAAATGTGTAGTTCCTACTCAAGGCTTCACAAACTTGGACATCCTTgaataaattgaaatttgaagtcTCACATACAATGTCTACCGGTGAGTTCACAGCATGTAAGAAATTACTATCCTGAAACATGGTTTCTTGGCAAAACAACCGGTTGATATTTTGCTCTTGTTCCCTTTTAACTTCTCAACCAATGAGTAAGATCAGCATCCACAGCCAACACGATGAAGTTAATAAACTCGGGATCCTTCTGGACTAGCTCAATCGTTCAATTTCATCATTGTTACTTGCATATTACGGGAACCGGAAACCCTTGAAATTCTATCTGGCCTTTATTTGCCTTGACAATGTCAGGAACCACTTGTTCATACTTGCTCATTACCTTCCGCATGAAAGCCTTCTCGGTCAGTTTGAGCACATAGGGGAAGTTAATGTCTTCCTTTATCAACCCCCGTGACAATAAAAGTTGCAGAACCGAACACCTAGGAAGAATTCTCTTCTCCATGCTGAGCAGCAAAAGGTTTGGATGCTTCGCAACCGTTGACGGCTTCAAATTCAACTTATTCACGAAAAAATCCATCAATTGATGGATCTTCTTCACCGAAGTAATCATACACATGGGTTGCGATCTGAACGCTGCAAAAATCTCATCTTTCGACAAACCTAAACTTGTATAAGTTTCCAACTTCTGCTCCCATAGCGCTGTACTCATCACTGCCATGCTCCGAACAGCTAAAACAAATAGCAGATTATTAGGTTCAaaacccaaatctttaacataaTCAATAATCTCACTGAGCACTGCATTCCTCAGAAGCAGTGTTTTTGGCTGAATCATGAAAATCTTCACAATCAGTGACTCTGGCACACCATGGCTCCTCAACAATGTTATGTTCGGCTCAAGTAACTTTTCCAAATTACACTCAAGCATCCGGTAGTATCCCTTTAAAGCCTTCAGCACATTCTCATCACTGCCAAGAAACCGCCTAAGTGCTTTAACACTCGGTATGAAGTGGTGTTTAAGGCTCCTAGTTAAAACATAAGGCTCGTTGGACAAAATCGTTGCGATTTCAATCTCTGAGAGCCCCAAAGACCTGAAAAACTCAATCTTTGGCTTAAAAATCTTCTCTGCATCGTATACAAACAATGCAGGAAGCTTCATCATCAAGGATGCTATATCCTTTTCACTCAATCCATGACTCCTAAAGAACTCAAACACCGTTTTCACATTGCATTCAAGCACACGAGGCTCTTTGCCAACCATTTTCGCAAGGCTGGTTCCCGAAAACCCCAATGACTTGAACAAATCCAAATTGGGTCCAATGCTACTGTCTAAATCGCCCAAAAGCAACCCCGGACGTTTGGTGATTAGATTTTTGATGTGGCTCCGAGTCAACCCGTGCGCTCTGAACAGACTCAGTACCGAGTCAGGGTGGTGGGTGGCGGTGGGTTCGATCTGGAGCTTCTTGGAAGCTGAAATGGCGGAATCTGAGGACAACCCACATGATTTTTGGAGGTAAGAGGCCGTAAAAAGTTGTGGGTCGGTGAAATTCGAGAACTTTGAGGTGGGTTTTGCAGTGGAGGTTGAATACAAGCTTCCATGGCGGCTCAGTAAatatgttgaagctttttgCTTTAGTTTTAAGCAAATTAAACGAAGCATCGGATTGAGAAGTAAGAGGGTCAGAGATTGGTTTTACCTGGTTCTTTGATTTGAATAAGTATTTGATGCTATTGAATTTGTTGAAGCATTGGttggtcttcttcttcttctccctacGCAGTGCCGTTGGATTGCCCTAATCGGCGATTACAGAGAGCTATACTTCGAGAATTTTACGGAACAGGACGAATGAGACGACATGTCGTTTATGGCGGGTGCCACTGTTGTAAATTTGTAATGGTTTACTTTGATGTGAAGAAAATGAGAGTAGGTGAAATATGAGTGCGGGAGATTGGTgtctagaaaagaaaaatgacgaTTTTTGTAGTGATTTGATCGTAAAAGTGAAAAATTAATTTAGCAGAGGTGATTCAATCCAATTTAGATCAATCTTATCTTTCAAGTTATAGTTACAGTAAACTGTAAGCGGTGCGGTGCGGTTTAGTTTGTTTGAACTAAAATGAGAGAATAAACTAAATCAAAAACCAAACTCAAACCAAACTCAAACCAAACTATTACTGAGCCGTTTGGTTTTCTCGGTTTGACGATTTAGAGAGAATCTAAACGGTCTTTTGGTTTTGTAATAGTTAATTACTTGATTatttaagacaaaaaacaaaacaaaaaacaaaacaaaaaagagatcGAGAGGTAGTTTTCACCCCTTAAACCTTGAACTTCCATTGACAAAATGAACACCTTTTACGCTTGTACCAACATTTTTCTAgaactttattattattattttttaaatggaaTCAGTTAGTGGTTTTGCTTTATAGTTCATTTTTCTAGGAGTCGAGAAGATTCATAGAGACATTTCAGCCTCTTCTTGGCCACCATCTGTGATTTACCAGTGCCAAAGATCGAACTCAAGACGTGCCGTATAAAATAGTATGAAATTCATCTCCAACTACATTATTAATCCGGAATATAGATATCCTCAGTTTGTCTAAAGAAACCCAATTCCCAAATAGTCCTGAAATATGCGGCTATCCAAACATACCCAAATCATCCTCACCACCCTACACACACGTCCAAGCTAACTACTCGGGACCCACACCTCACAACCGTTAGATTCACCAAGCTTTAAACCCAGTATACACATCCAACGGACCAAACGACTTGCCGCCACCTACAAAAGCAAAGCACACTTCTTCCTCACcgaaaaaaccctaaaccctaaccctctcGAATTGCAGCTCTCCTTCCCCTCTCTCTCCACCGCCGATTCTGAcagttctagagagagaaagtgagggtTCCACGGACAAAGCCGAAGCCCTAAGCGCCGCTGTTTCGAGTGCTCGATGGCGCTTTACCTGCTCTACGAATCAGCTTCAGGCTACTCGTTGTTCCTCGCTCATGGCATTGACCAAATCGGGCAGAACACCGAGGCGGTCCGGGGCTCCATTTCGGACATCAACCGGTTCGGGAAGGTGGTCCAGCTCGCAGCTTTCGACCCATTTGAGTCGGCCCTGGACGCCCTTAACCAATGCAACTCAGTCTCTGAAGGTAGAGAATGAAAGCATGTttcttttagggtttttgattgcttttgtttctgtttgattatttaaatttgaacatttttatgtttttgtgatttttgttgttgtttggttGATAGGAAATTGAAGGCAAATAATTTATGCATGTATTGGGATTTTGATTAACTGTTGCTGCATTGGAATATCTACATTTCCGCTATCGATTATTAAGAAATGTAGAAAATTTTGAGACAACTTAACCGGTTCCGCAGTTTTACATGAAAAACTAGCGAAACTTGCAAAAATATAGGATATTGGAGCTTTGATCCTATTGATTAGGTATTTAACTATATGAGCTGCTTAGTTGTGTTAAGGTACGCAAGTTCATTTTGTTCCCTTCTCATTTCTGCTCCGGAAAACTTGCTAGTGTGTTTCGTAAAGCATATGTGGAATTTCAAGTGGGTTAATAGATTATATAATCTACTAATGTTGATAGTTGAAGAATACTTTTGCCTCTCTTGGATGCttggtgtgtttaaatgaaGTTTATTCTTTTAATTTGGTGTGGTGAGGAACACAAAGGGTTTTACTTATTTGTTGCGGTTTCGTTTCAGGGGTTATGACTGATGAACTAAGaaaatttttggaaaaaaatctCCCACAAGTCAAGGAAGGTAAGAAGCCAAAGTTCAGTTTGGGAGTTTCTGAACCTAAGATCGGGTCACACATATTCGAAGAGACTAAAATTCCATGCCAAAGTAATGAGTTTGTCCTTGAGTTGATTCGTGGCGTGCGATTACATTTTGTTACGCTCCTCAAGAGTCTAAAGGTTTGAATTCTACACATCCTATCTTGTTTATATTAAATTCATACGTGCTCTAGTTTGCTATATTTCTGTGGGTTTAAGATGTATAGCCTTTAGAATTTGtatcttttaattttgatttttcgttattTCCTCACCCTAGCCTGGGGACTTAGAGAAAGCCCAGCTTGGTCTAGGGCACAGTTACAGCAGGGCCAAGGTCAAGTTCAATGTCAACCGTGTTGACAATATGGTGATTCAAGCAATCTTCCTTCTGGATACCCTTGATAAGGATATCAATTCCTTCTCCATGAGAGTCAGGTATTGATACTGGCATTCGTGCACTGGCATATTCTCAGTTCAGTAATATGAATTAGGATTTTACCTTGAACCGTTTACAAATTTATGTCGGCAAAGCATGGGTTTAAAGATTGAATAATTGAAAGAATAGATAATATTTTTGTGTATTCTTGTTCATTCCTTCTCTGCAGAGAATGGTACTCTTGGCATTTTCCTGAATTGGTGAAGATCGTCAATGACAATTATCTCTATGCTAAAGTGTCAAAATATATTAAAGACAAGTCAACACTGTCTGAAGACCATCTATCAGATTTAACCGACCTTGTTGGAGATGAAGATAAGGCAAAGGAGATTATAGAAGCCGCCAAAGCATCCATGGGTAGGATTTCATAATACGTGCCCTTCATTCATCTGTTTCTCTATCCATTCAGTCATCGTTCttattgttatttttgttttaatttttcacaGGCCAAGATTTGTCTCCACTTGACTTGATGAACGTTCAGCAATTTGCACAGAAGGTGATGGACCTAGCTGAGTACAGGAAAAGGCTTTATGACTATCTGGTTTCTAAAATGAGCGACATTGCACCCAATCTGGCCTCTTtaattggtgaagtagttggagcgCGTTTGATTTCTCATGCTGGTAGTCTTACAAATTTGGCTAAATGCCCTTCTTCTACCCTTCAGATCCTAGGTGCAGAAAAGGCTCTCTTCAGGTGCTTTTACTCTCCCTTTCCCTCAAGATGCTACATGAAAGTTGTTTCTGTATGACAAGAAACAAGTAACAAAAAGCTCTCTAGATTCATTTTACGTCCCTAGGTTGACTCTTTTGTTCTTCTCTGCAGGGCACTAAAAACCAGGGGAAACACACCCAAATATGGACTGATATTCCATTCATCTTTTATTGGTCGAGCATCCGCACGTAACAAGGGCCGAATGGCTCGTTATCTTGCAAACAAGTGCTCTATTGCTTCTCGCATTGATTGCTTTGCAGGTGAGTTTCAGCCTTCCTCATACAGTGATGGCTGGctaacttttcttttcttatgtaTTACAGTTTATTTCTGCATAAATAATATTGTTGCAACCTTCGGTGATGCAGATAGTAGCAGTACTGTGTTTGGGGAGAAGCTCCGTGAGCAAGTTGAGGAGCGACTTGACTTTTATGACAAGGGTGTTGCACCTCGCAAAAACATTGATGTCATGAAATCTGCAATTGAGAGCACTCAAAGCAAAGGTGTGTAACTGAGAGAATCTTAAGAGTTTTTTACACGACATTAATACAACCATAGGAATATATTGTATTTCTGGTCACGAATCTGTCAATTATGTTATATGAGAATTAGGATTAACCTTTGATTTGATGTAAAATGTTGGTAGGCTTGCTTTCTGCCGTGTAATTTTGATAGTTTATATGTATGTAACAGACACAGAGATGGAAACAGAGGAAGCTTCCGGgaagaaaagcaagaaaaagaaatcaaaagCTGCAGATAATGGTGATGCTATGGCTGTGGATGAACCAGCTGCCACTACAAATGGAGATGCCGCCGAGGGTAAGtctgaaaagaagaagaagaaggacaaGAGAAAATTGGATCAGGAGGATCAACCCATGGAGGATGCGAATAATGAACATGCCGAGGAGGATGGAAcagccaagaagaagaagaagaagagcaaaCATGATAATGGAGACGATATACAGGCTGCCAGTGAtgtcaagaagaagaagaagaagaaatcaaaaAGTGAAGACAGCGACTAAATTACAATCAACATTGTCATTGGCACCTGAGGGGCATGTGGATATATCCCGGCTTGCTGCCATTATGTtgtttcgatgtctacagttttCGTAGTGGGTTTCTACGTTATCAGTATAAACCATGTTCTAATATTCTATGTAGTAATAACATTTCTAGTTGCACTTTTATCCCAAGTTGAATTTTATATCAAcgtcggttttttttttgtttttttggctGTTTCTATGGCTGTCAGGATCAAGTTGTGCAGACAATAGAAATTGTAGTTCAATGTAGGTTTTCGCCAATGATTTAGCTCTATAAAGCTGTTCGTGTTTATGGTTAAATGTTTTGTGCTTGACATGTGATTCATTTTGTGCCTGAACTGAAGCTCGAAAGCTCGACTCCTAGCTGCGGCCGGAAATCCGCCGGAAGTTTGCAGCTGGACGAGCAACCGGTGGAATCGATTTCACGTGGTTTTGTTTGGTGGATGTGTGTGATCTGTGTTTCTCAACTGCTGTTGCTATTTCACCATCGCAATTCCTTGTCATTGAATTTTCCTGGAACAATTTCTTTAAAAAAGAAATGTGTTAAAGTCAAAATTCTCCCCGgctttttattctatttttttcctttgacattttcctttttctttttctaatacCCCCAAATTGTCTAATAATTCAACGGGATTGCATCATAAAGCATGGGCCAGATTCGCATGATGTAAAAAGTATATtatcaagaaaaataaataatcaaagcTTTTGACTTTTTCTCTATATTTTATTAAGCTAATTAAGAAAATCATAATTTGACTTTGATTTTTTGTCCTTTGACTCCTTAGAGTTAGTGcactgccttttttttttcttctaaaattcATTATTTTGTTCTGTTagtatttatttgtatttgtaagtAAGAGTAACGAATTACCCTCAATGATGGcgttaaaaatattatattatgatgACTCATTATATAGTTAgtcaaatatccattcaaaatctCTTATCATTATTTCGGTCTATTAGTATATCTCTATTTATAAATAGCGAGTCACCAAATTTCTGTCAATGATGGTGCtcaaaatattatattatgCCGACTCATTCTGTAGTTAGCCCAATGCCCATTTAGAATATATTTCATTATcaaaatcataaagaaaaaaagaaaaaaaaaggaaaaaaaaaaatttcaaagcaGATCCAAGGGACAGGGGTAAACAGGTAATTAACAGACCTGGTAGGTATAACTGGCCTAACGGCTGCTTGAGTTTGAAGCATTGGAGGATCCGAAGTCCGAACAAAGCACAAGCACCACCAACCCCACACCTTAAGGGCTTAAACACACAAcaccctctcctctctctctctcttcgcccACCCTTACCGttattctagagagagaaaaccctaaccctaaaaccAGAGAGAAACAGTCAGCCATGGCGGGCAGCTCCGCGGCAGCAGCGAACCTGGAAGATGTGCCCTCCGTCGATCTCATGACCGAGCTCCTCCGCCGCATGAAGTGCTCCACCAAGCCCGACAAGCGCGTCATTCTCATCGGTGACTCCCTATTCTCCATTAAAGCTCTTATTTTTGTTCCTCTGGTTCTCAATTTCGTgtcaagttttgatttttaagaACAACCCAGATCCGAGAATTTATGTGTGAACTATTGTTTCGAGTTGGGTTCTCGTTCCTGGCTGATTGATTGGTTAGTGAGAAAATGTAGGAAAATCCAATCAAAAGTTGAAACAGATAGAAAATAACTACGGTAGAAGATAATGTTGCTGAAATTTGCTTGAATTAGTTTAATTATGTCTTTCAGCTAATTCCCTTTACTAACCAATGGGGTTTCGGGATGCTTGAGAGTTTGATTCGGATTGTTTGTGGTGTTGTTTTTTTCTTAAGATGCAAACGGATATGGTGCTCAATTTTTTattcatctctctttctctctctcttgctaTTGTATTCTCTATTATGCAGCCAAATGCTGAGACATTCGTTCCCAAAGGATGTCACGTTGGCGAATTCTGGCATGCCGGCATGCCACCTGTTAATACATTGCATACTCATGTAGGTATCCCTGTGTGTGTCTGTCAATATGTATGTTCTAAATTGAGATTTTATCCCCACCTTCGCCTCCTCGAGAAGGAAGATAGGGAAAAGCTGTGAGTTTTGGATATGTCGTTGCTTCTTTCGGTTATGATGCATGAAGGGTCAATTTGGTTGAGGCTTAAAGAATGTTCTTCTCACAGTTTGCTAGCTAGATTTCCATGGAAGgagttcttctttctcttcttggaTGTTTTCGTGTGTGTAATCTTAAAATTTGTATGGTGCAGGCCCACCCGGATCAGGGAAAGGCACCCAATCACCCATA of Malus sylvestris chromosome 6, drMalSylv7.2, whole genome shotgun sequence contains these proteins:
- the LOC126624965 gene encoding uncharacterized protein LOC126624965, yielding MLRLICLKLKQKASTYLLSRHGSLYSTSTAKPTSKFSNFTDPQLFTASYLQKSCGLSSDSAISASKKLQIEPTATHHPDSVLSLFRAHGLTRSHIKNLITKRPGLLLGDLDSSIGPNLDLFKSLGFSGTSLAKMVGKEPRVLECNVKTVFEFFRSHGLSEKDIASLMMKLPALFVYDAEKIFKPKIEFFRSLGLSEIEIATILSNEPYVLTRSLKHHFIPSVKALRRFLGSDENVLKALKGYYRMLECNLEKLLEPNITLLRSHGVPESLIVKIFMIQPKTLLLRNAVLSEIIDYVKDLGFEPNNLLFVLAVRSMAVMSTALWEQKLETYTSLGLSKDEIFAAFRSQPMCMITSVKKIHQLMDFFVNKLNLKPSTVAKHPNLLLLSMEKRILPRCSVLQLLLSRGLIKEDINFPYVLKLTEKAFMRKVMSKYEQVVPDIVKANKGQIEFQGFPVPVICK
- the LOC126626820 gene encoding nucleolar protein 56-like, which codes for MALYLLYESASGYSLFLAHGIDQIGQNTEAVRGSISDINRFGKVVQLAAFDPFESALDALNQCNSVSEGVMTDELRKFLEKNLPQVKEGKKPKFSLGVSEPKIGSHIFEETKIPCQSNEFVLELIRGVRLHFVTLLKSLKPGDLEKAQLGLGHSYSRAKVKFNVNRVDNMVIQAIFLLDTLDKDINSFSMRVREWYSWHFPELVKIVNDNYLYAKVSKYIKDKSTLSEDHLSDLTDLVGDEDKAKEIIEAAKASMGQDLSPLDLMNVQQFAQKVMDLAEYRKRLYDYLVSKMSDIAPNLASLIGEVVGARLISHAGSLTNLAKCPSSTLQILGAEKALFRALKTRGNTPKYGLIFHSSFIGRASARNKGRMARYLANKCSIASRIDCFADSSSTVFGEKLREQVEERLDFYDKGVAPRKNIDVMKSAIESTQSKDTEMETEEASGKKSKKKKSKAADNGDAMAVDEPAATTNGDAAEGKSEKKKKKDKRKLDQEDQPMEDANNEHAEEDGTAKKKKKKSKHDNGDDIQAASDVKKKKKKKSKSEDSD